The Rhea pennata isolate bPtePen1 chromosome 9, bPtePen1.pri, whole genome shotgun sequence genome has a segment encoding these proteins:
- the TBCCD1 gene encoding TBCC domain-containing protein 1 isoform X4 — translation MMDQQFMSAVSQTCNNNDKVLKQNKPTADVILGCTKNCAIRKIRVTFYEDKNFLGRCYECDSDCPDFHTYLNRCNSIRVEGGTWVAYERPYFSGNMYVLTHGEYPDYHHWMGLNDRLGSCKTIQIPSGNQGHIQVFEKGDFGGQMFEATEDCPSVMEEWHIREIHACRVLEGVWVFYEHPNYRGRQYLLPKGEYRKPVDWGAVTAAVQSFRNIAE, via the exons ATGATGGATCAGCAATTTATGTCAGCTGTATCACAAACTTGCAACAACAACGACAAAGTCCTGAAGCAGAACAAGCCAACTGCGGATGTCATCCTTGGATGTACAAAGAACTGTGCCATCCGTAAGATACGT GTCACCTTCTACGAAGACAAGAATTTCCTAGGTCGTTGCTATGAATGTGACAGTGACTGCCCTGATTTTCACACCTACCTGAACCGCTGCAACTCCATCCGTGTGGAAGGGGGCACCTGGGTAGCTTACGAGAGGCCTTACTTTTCTGGGAACATGTATGTTCTGACACATGGGGAATATCCTGACTACCACCACTGGATGGGCCTTAATGACCGTCTTGGCTCATGCAAAACCATCCAGATA CCAAGTGGAAACCAGGGCCACATTCAGGTATTTGAGAAAGGGGATTTCGGCGGGCAGATGTTTGAAGCCACTGAAGACTGCCCTTCTGTCATGGAGGAGTGGCACATCCGTGAAATCCATGCCTGCAGGGTGCTGGAGGGCGTCTGGGTTTTCTACGAGCATCCTAACTACCGGGGCAGGCAGTACCTGCTGCCCAAAGGCGAGTACCGCAAGCCTGTTGACTGGGGCGCCGTGACCGCTGCCGTCCAGTCTTTCCGCAACATTGCTGAGTGA
- the TBCCD1 gene encoding TBCC domain-containing protein 1 isoform X5: protein MSSLDVQRTVPSVTFYEDKNFLGRCYECDSDCPDFHTYLNRCNSIRVEGGTWVAYERPYFSGNMYVLTHGEYPDYHHWMGLNDRLGSCKTIQIPSGNQGHIQVFEKGDFGGQMFEATEDCPSVMEEWHIREIHACRVLEGVWVFYEHPNYRGRQYLLPKGEYRKPVDWGAVTAAVQSFRNIAE from the exons ATGTCATCCTTGGATGTACAAAGAACTGTGCCATCC GTCACCTTCTACGAAGACAAGAATTTCCTAGGTCGTTGCTATGAATGTGACAGTGACTGCCCTGATTTTCACACCTACCTGAACCGCTGCAACTCCATCCGTGTGGAAGGGGGCACCTGGGTAGCTTACGAGAGGCCTTACTTTTCTGGGAACATGTATGTTCTGACACATGGGGAATATCCTGACTACCACCACTGGATGGGCCTTAATGACCGTCTTGGCTCATGCAAAACCATCCAGATA CCAAGTGGAAACCAGGGCCACATTCAGGTATTTGAGAAAGGGGATTTCGGCGGGCAGATGTTTGAAGCCACTGAAGACTGCCCTTCTGTCATGGAGGAGTGGCACATCCGTGAAATCCATGCCTGCAGGGTGCTGGAGGGCGTCTGGGTTTTCTACGAGCATCCTAACTACCGGGGCAGGCAGTACCTGCTGCCCAAAGGCGAGTACCGCAAGCCTGTTGACTGGGGCGCCGTGACCGCTGCCGTCCAGTCTTTCCGCAACATTGCTGAGTGA